A single Pseudomonas sp. HN11 DNA region contains:
- a CDS encoding hydroxymethylglutaryl-CoA lyase — protein sequence MSLPSHVRLVEVGPRDGLQNEAQPISVADKVHLVNALSAAGLSYIEVGSFVSPKWVPQMAGSAEVFAQIQRKPGVTYGALAPNLRGFEDALTAGVKEVAVFAAASEAFSQRNINCSINESLERFAPIMAAAKQHGISVRGYVSCVLGCPYEGEIAPAQVAAVARELYAMGCYEVSLGDTIGTGTAGATRRLFEVVGAQVPLDKLAGHFHDTYGQAIANIYASLLEGIRVFDSSIAGLGGCPYAKGASGNVATEDVVYLLNGLGIETGIDLEALIRAGQQISNVLGRATGSRVAKARNAG from the coding sequence ATGTCCCTCCCCTCTCACGTACGCCTGGTGGAAGTCGGCCCGCGCGACGGTTTGCAGAACGAAGCCCAGCCCATCAGCGTGGCGGACAAAGTCCACTTGGTAAACGCGCTCAGCGCGGCTGGCTTGAGCTATATCGAAGTCGGCAGTTTTGTCTCGCCCAAATGGGTACCGCAGATGGCTGGCTCCGCTGAAGTATTTGCGCAGATTCAACGCAAGCCCGGCGTGACCTACGGCGCCCTGGCGCCGAACCTGCGCGGTTTCGAGGACGCGCTGACGGCCGGCGTTAAAGAAGTGGCGGTGTTTGCGGCCGCGTCCGAGGCGTTTTCCCAGCGCAATATCAACTGTTCCATCAATGAAAGCCTGGAGCGCTTCGCGCCGATCATGGCGGCGGCCAAGCAGCACGGCATCAGCGTGCGGGGCTATGTGTCGTGCGTGTTGGGTTGCCCGTATGAAGGCGAGATCGCGCCGGCGCAAGTGGCGGCGGTCGCGCGGGAGTTGTATGCCATGGGCTGCTATGAGGTATCCCTGGGCGACACCATCGGCACCGGCACGGCGGGCGCGACGCGCAGGCTGTTCGAGGTGGTTGGCGCTCAGGTACCACTGGACAAGCTGGCTGGGCACTTCCATGACACCTATGGCCAGGCCATCGCGAATATCTACGCCAGCCTGTTGGAAGGGATCAGGGTGTTCGACAGCTCAATCGCGGGCCTCGGCGGTTGCCCCTATGCCAAGGGCGCCAGCGGTAACGTCGCCACCGAAGACGTGGTGTACCTGCTCAACGGCCTGGGCATCGAGACAGGCATCGACCTGGAGGCATTGATTCGTGCGGGCCAGCAAATCAGCAATGTGCTGGGTCGTGCTACCGGATCGCGTGTGGCAAAGGCGCGTAACGCCGGTTGA